The stretch of DNA CGGCTGCTGGACGTCGCCGGCGGCCTGCACGGCCAGCTCACCGCCACGGTGCACGGCGAGGAGGCCGACGAGGTCGCGCCCGCCCTGCTGGCCGCGCTCTCCGAGCACGCCGGCCGGGTGCTGTGGAACGGCTGGCCCACCGGGGTCTCGGTCACCCACGCGATGCACCACGGCGGCCCCTATCCGGCCTCCACCTCGGTGCTGCACACCTCGGTCGGCGCCACCGCCGTCCGCCGGTTCCTCCGCCCGGTCGCCTACCAGTCCGTCCCCGACCCCCTCCTCCCGGAGGCCCTGCGCGACGCCAACCCGCTCGGCATCCCCCGCCTGGTCGACGGCGAACCGGAGTAGCCGGCAGGCGGCCCGCCCGCCCTCTCCCGCGTCCGTCCCGGCGTCGTGCGGGGGCGGGCGCCCCGCGTCGTGCGCCGGGGACCTCAGCCGCGCGGGGGCAGCAGCTCGAACAGGCTGGAGAAGCCCTGGCCGCCGTGGCCGTCGGCGATGCGGCGGTCCATCAGCTTCTTGACCTCGCGCATCCGCACCGCCTCCACGCCGAGGGACTCCCGGTGCGCGATCATGTCGTCCATCAGCGCGGCCTGGACGTTCAGCGATCCCAGGTCCGGGCCGTACTCCCCGGTCTTGACCGCTTTGCCCATCGAGGCCAGCAGCGGCGGGTAGCCGGCCATCGAAGCGGCGACGCGCCCGGTGAACTCCTGCACGTCGACCCCTTCGGCGTGCACCAGGCGGAGCGTGTGCAGGAAGCCGATGAGCAGCTCGTAGCCGACCGCGACCTGGGCCATGAACTCCACGGCCGCCGCGCCGGCGTCGGTGCCGTGGTAGGCGATGGTGCCCAGCTCCTTCAGCGCGGACTCGTGCGCCTCGAACGCGCCGCGGGAGCCGCTGAACGAGAACATGACGTTCGGGGTGCCCACGTAGGGCGGGTCCCCCATGATCTTGCCGTCGATGTAGCCGGCGCCGCGCTCGGCCGCCCACTCCGCGTACGCCCGGGCCTGGGCGGGCGAGCCGCTGGTCAGGTTGACCAGCACCCTTCCCGCCACGGAGCCCTCGACGGAGCCGAGCACCGCGTCGACCGCCGCCCCGTCGAGCAGGCAGACCACCACGAGCGGGCCGGCCTCCGCGGCCTCGGCGGCCGTCGCGGCCGCCGAGGCGCCGGCGTCGACCAGCGGCGCGCTCTTGGCGGCGTTCCGGTTCCAGACCGTCGTGCGGTACCCCCGCTCGACGAAGGTCCTGGCGATGGCCGATCCCATGGCACCGAGCCCGAGCACGCTGACCCGCGGT from Nocardiopsis composta encodes:
- a CDS encoding NAD(P)-dependent oxidoreductase — protein: MATTATGGSADAAPRVSVLGLGAMGSAIARTFVERGYRTTVWNRNAAKSAPLVDAGASAAATAAEAAEAGPLVVVCLLDGAAVDAVLGSVEGSVAGRVLVNLTSGSPAQARAYAEWAAERGAGYIDGKIMGDPPYVGTPNVMFSFSGSRGAFEAHESALKELGTIAYHGTDAGAAAVEFMAQVAVGYELLIGFLHTLRLVHAEGVDVQEFTGRVAASMAGYPPLLASMGKAVKTGEYGPDLGSLNVQAALMDDMIAHRESLGVEAVRMREVKKLMDRRIADGHGGQGFSSLFELLPPRG